The DNA sequence CATCCCCACGCACGGCGACGGATCCTATCTCGGATCGGCCGTCGGTGGTCGCCGTACCGATCACGCGTACCTGGCGCAGATCGCGCAGGCGATCGACCATCTCGGCTTTCAGGGCGCCCTGCTTCCCACGGGGCGTTCCTGCGAGGATGCCTGGGTCGTGGCCTCTTCGCTGCTTCCGTTGACGAAGCGCATGAAATTCCTGGTCGCGATTCGTCCCGGCCTGATGTCCCCCGGCGTCGCGGCCCGCATGGCCGCGACGTTCGATCGCCTGTCCGCAGGCAGGCTGGCCGTGAACATTGTGACCGGCGGCGACCCCGCCGAAGCGGCGGGCGATGGCTTGCACCTGTCGCACGATGAACGATACGCGCTCACCGACGAGTTTCTCTCTGCCTGGCGCCAGTTGTCCTCTGGCGAGACGACGAACTTCAAGGGCGCCTACCTCGACATTCGCGATGGCCACCTGCTGTTCGGTCCCGTGCAACGCCCCTATCCGCCGCTTTACTTCGGCGGGTCATCGGAGCCGGCCCTGCGCGTGGCCGCCCGGCACGTGGATGTGTATCTCACGTGGGGCGAACCGCTCGAACTGGTGGCGGAGAAGATCGCCCGCGTGCGCGAGCTGGCGGAAGAAGAGAACCGCACGCTGCGCTTCGGTATTCGCCTGCACGTCATTGTCCGGGAAACGAACGACGAAGCCTGGGCCGCGGCCGACCGGTTGATCAGCCAGCTCGACGACGAGACGATCGCGCGGGCGCAGCAGACGCTGGGACAGCACGACTCGGTGGGGCAGCGTCGCATGAGGGAACTCCACGGCGGACGTCGCGACTCGCTCACCATTGCGCCGAATCTCTGGGCCGGCGTGGGGCTCGTGCGTGGCGGGGCCGGCACGGCGCTCGTCGGCGATCCCGACTCGATCGCCGAGCGGATGCAAGAGTATGCCTCGCTCGGGATCGACACGTTCATCCTGTCTGGCTACCCACACCTCGAAGAGGCGTATCGCGTGGCGGAGTTGCTCTTTCCGAAGCTGCGTCTCGATCAGCGTCCGGCCGTCGCGCACGCTTCTCGAGATACGGCGGTGGGAGAAATCGTCGGCCATCGAGCCTTTCCGAAAGTCCCCCAGGCGGCGAGTTGAGTTCCATGGCGCGCGTGGCTCCAGTTCGGCGTCCCTGGACGGCCCTGACTCCCTGGGTCGTGCCGCTCGTCTTGCTGCTGGTGTGGCAGGCAGCGGCCTCGGCCGGATGGCTCTCCACGCGCATCTTGCCGGCGCCGCTCGACGTGGCCAAGGCTGCTTGGCGTCTGGCCGTGAACGGCGAACTGTGGCGCAACATCGCGGTCAGCTTTCGCCGCGCCGGCCTCGGTTTCCTGATCGGTGGAAGCGTCGGTTTCGCCCTCGGCATCGCCAACGGCATGTTCGTCTGGAGCGAGCGATTCCTCGACAGCTCGTTGCAAATGGTGCGCACCATTCCGCATCTGGCGCTCGTGCCGCTGGTTATCCTGTGGTTCGGCATCGGAGAGCAGGCCAAGCTCTTTCTGGTCTCGGTGGGCGTGCTGTTTCCGATTTATTTGAACACGTTCCACGGCATTCGATCGGTCGATCCTGGCTTGATCGAGATGGGACGCCTCTACGGCCTGGGGTGGTGGTCCCTCTTCCGGCAAATCATCTTGCCCGGTGCGCTCCCTTCGATCCTGGTTGGCGTGCGGTACGCCCTGGGCATCATGTGGCTGACCTTGATCGTGGCCGAGACCATCTCTGCCAGCGAGGGCATCGGCTACATGGCGATGAACGCGCGCGAGTTTCTGCGGACCGATGTGGTCGTGCTGAGCATCGTGCTCTACGCCCTCTTGGGCAAACTGGCGGATAGCGCCGCACGACACCTGGAACGGCGTTGGCTGGCATGGCATCCGAATTATGCTCGCCCGCAAGCGACGACTCTCTCAGCGCGAGAACAAGCCGCATGAGTGTCGTCGCGACCAAACACCCGATCGTGTCTCCCCATGCCCAAGCCAGCACGCTGCGTTTGCAGCGGTTGAGCAAATCCTTCGGCGACCGCCAGGTGCTGCCTGTACTGGACCTGCAGGTGGCACCTGGCGAGTTCGTCGCCATCGTCGGCCGTAGCGGATCGGGCAAGAGCACGCTGCTCCGCTTGCTCGCCGGGCTCGAAGCGCCTACGGGCGGAGCGATCGAGATCGACGGCACGCCCCTCGTCGGCTTGAACCGTGCCGCGAGAATGATGTTTCAAGACGCGCGTCTGCTCCCCTGGATGACGGTACTCGAGAACGTCGGCATCGAGCGGCAACCGGAATGGCGCCAGCAGGCCGAGCACGTGCTTTCGCTAGTCGGGCTGGCGGGGCGCGAAGGCGACTGGCCGGCGACGCTCTCCGGCGGCCAGCGACAACGCGTGGCGCTGGCCCGAGCGCTCGTTAGCCGACCGCGACTCCTGCTGCTCGACGAACCGCTCGGCAGCGTCGATGCCCTGACGCGACTCGAAATGCAGCAACTGATCGAAGGGCTCTGGCAGCGTCGCGGCATGACCGCGGTGCTCGTGACGCACGATGTCGAAGAAGCGGTCGCCCTGGCCGATCGTGTGCTCGTGCTCGAAGCCGGCCGGATCGTGCTCGCCGTCGAGGTCCCCTTGCCGCGCCCGCGCCGACGCGACGACGCGCATTTCGGCAGTCTCGTGCAACGCGTGCTCGATCGTGTACTCGATACCGACGAGGCCCCACGCGAACCAAGTTATTACTGTCAGCGCGGCCAATGAGCCACTTTGCAGAACGGCGCTCTCACGCATTCCGGGCTTCCGTTGGGCGCCCTAGGCTCCTTGGCTGCGCGGAGTGGAATAAGAACGGGAAACCTATTGTGTCGCACGCCGAAGCTACTCACATTCACGATTTGTTGCGCAGGCGTTGGAGCCCGCGCGCCTTCGAAGCACACCCGGTCGAGCCGGAGCAGCTCGCCGCGTTGTTCGAGGCCGCCCGCTGGGCTCCCTCGTGCTACAACGAACAGCCCTGGGCGTTCCTGGTTACGAGCCAGCGGCAACACGACGATTTTGCGCGGGCACTCGACACGCTCGTCGAGTTCAACCAGTTGTGGGCTCGACACGCGCCGGTCCTCGCCCTGAGCTTTGCGCGTCTGACGTTTGCTCGGAACGGACAACCGAACAACCATGCCTGGTACGACGTGGGACAGGCCGTAGCGCACCTGACGTTTCAGGCCACGGCGCTCGGTTTGTACGTCCATCAGATGGCCGGCTTCGACGCCAGCAAGGTGCGCCGCAACTTCAGGATCCCGGACGGTTGGGAGCCGGTGACGGCCATCGCCATCGGTTCTATCGGCGACCCGGAGTCGCTCGTCCCCAAGCTGCGCGATCCGGAAATCGCACCTCGCTCACGCAAGCCTCTGGCCGAGGTCGTGTTCTCCGGCGATTGGCAAGCCGATCGTTTGAACATCGTGCGCTGACGTCGCCAGAGGATGTACTGCCGCCAGCAATGCTTCGCCGTGATTCCTGACCAGCACCATTGCTGGCCGCGACGCACGCGGCCAGCAAATAGAATTGCCGCACCGCGCGAGTGTCGTAGCGAACCGTCGACACCCCCCGCCAGTTAGCGTGCCGGTACTCTTGCCGGACGGCGATTCTGTACTCCACGAGCAGATAATTCCGTAAGAACCGGTGGAATCCCGAGAAATTCGCCGTTCGAACTCCTTGCCTCTCCGGCTTCGGCACGGGCCTTGCATTACTTGCCCATGCCTCTCGCACGGCTGACTGCGATGGCCAGTTGCCCGCACGGAACAGATTTCAGGAGTTCAGCATGTCACGTGCGTTTTTCGTTCATCGATCGCGTCCTTCCGCCGTCGTAGGAGCGGGGCGCGCCGTCGAAGTAGTCGGCTCGGGCGCTACCTTGCGGCAGCCGTGGAACCTGCGGTGGTTTGCCTGCGCGTTTGCTCAGTCGCTGGACGAGCAGCGGCAGCTGTGCGAACGCCGGTGATGCCGGCATCGAACACGGCGCCTGCGCGGCGGGTTGATTCTGGAACACACAAGAGGCGGCCATTGTGGCCGAGTTCGACATGCGACTGATCTCTTTGCCCGGCGTCGGAAGCGAACCGGATGGCAACTGGGTCGGACTCTCCTTGCCGCGCCGATTCATCTGCGACCTGTTGGCCTTCGCGCGACTTGTGCCGAGCGTGCCCACTCAGCGCACCATGCAACTGGCCGACGTCATCGCCGCGCGTCGTCGTCAGGATCAGCGCATCAGTTGGTGCGCCATCTTCATCAAGGCCTATGCGATCGTGGCGGCTCGACGCCCGGAGCTGCGCCGCGCTTACATGCCTTGGATCTGGCCCCATCTTTACGAACACCCGGTGAATATTGCCAGCTTCTCGGTCGAACGTGAGTATGGGGGCGAAGAGGCGGTCTTTTTCGGACAGATCCGCCAGCCCGAGTTGTTGAGCCTGCGCGAGATCGATGCGATCATCCGGCGGCACAAGGTGGCCCCGCTCGACGAGATCCCGCAGTTTCGACGGGCCCTGCTGTTGAGCAGCCTGCCGTTGCCGATCCGCCGCCTCGCCTGGTGGTTGGGCCTACGCGTCGACGGCGCACATCGGGCGCATTTTTTTGGCACGTTCGGTATCAGCGTGGTGGCTTCGATCGGGGCCGCGGGCTTGCACCTGCTCTCTCCCCTTTCCACGACGGTCAATTACGGCGCGCTTCGCTGGGACGGCTCGCTCGATGTGCGGCTGACCTACGATCACCGCGTGCTCGATGGGGCAAACGCCGCCCGCGCGATGGCAGAACTCGAAGAAGTCTTGCACGGCGAGATCCTGCAGGAACTGGCGGCCGATCAGCCCGCCTTGTCGCCCGACACGGACCGGCGCCCCGGCCATCGTCTTTCGGTCGCGGCTCCGCAATTCTCTGTCTGCTAGCGATGTCTCGGCGCCGCGCGTGACAAGTGCATTTCAGCGAGAGGGAGATCCCTTATGTCCTTGGCACAACTCGTTCGCTATTCGGTTCGTACCGTGCAACAGGGGCAGGTGGGGCGCTGGCAGCCGCACCGCATTCAACGCCTGCAACGCCGCCGTCTGGCTCAACTCTTGCGCACGGCGATCAACTTATCTCCCTTCTACGCGCGCAAGTACCAGCGGCTCGACCTGTCGAAGACCCCCTTTCGCGAACTGCCCCCCACCAACAAGCGCGAATTGATGGAGAACTTCAACCAGGTGGTGACCGATCCGCAGATCAGTCGCAAGGAAGTCGAACGATATCTGAGCGATCCTGCGAACCTGGGACGCTGGTTCCGAGGGCGGTATGCCGTGTCCCACACTTCGGGAAGTCAGGGGCAACCGCTCTTGATCGTACAAGATCGCCGCGCGCTCGAGATTCTCTTCGCCACGATGGCCGCACGGGGCGATGTCGCGGGGCGCCCGGGACTCGCCGAGGGAGTGCGTCGCCTCCGCGTACCAAAACGTATCGCGGTGGTGGCCGTGCAGCGTGGCTTCTATCCCTCGGGGGCCGCCTTCGAGTTCATGCCCGAGATCGTCGGCCCGTACGTCAACTTGCAGCGCTTTGCCGCCGAACAACCCGATCTCTTCGAGCGATTGAACGATTTTCAGCCCCAGGTGCTCGTCGGGTATGCGAGCGTGCTCGAGGCACTGGCCGCGCGGCGCGACGCGTTGCGGCTCGAACACCTGCGGCAGATCTCGAACTCGAGCGAGCAGCTCTTGTCGAGCGCGCGCGAACGTATTTCGCAAGCATTCGGCGTGCCGGTTTTCGATCACTATGGCATGGGCGAATGCCTGCAACTGGCCGACGCTTGCCCCACCGATGGCGGCGTACACGTCAATGCGGACTGGGCCATCGTCGAAATCGTGGACGATGAATACCGTCCCGTGCCGCCGGGGCAGATAGGTCGCAAGATTCTCGTCACGAACCTGGCCAATCACGTCCAACCGTTTATCCGCTACGAGGTGCCCGATTGCGTGGCATGGGCGACGACGCACTGCCGTTGCGGCAGCCACCTGCCGCGGATCGATCAAATTGAAGGGCGCGCGTCCGAGGTCTTCTGGGTGCAGGATCGCCAGGGACCGCGCATGCTCTCCGGCGCCTTGTTTCACAACGCTGTCGATGCGCTGGGGCTGGCCCGCGAATGGCAGGCAATCCAGCAAGAGACGAACCGTGTCGACATACGGCTCGTGCTCGATGGCGACCTGAGCATCTCCTACCAGGGGCTGCGCCAACTGCTACGTTGCAATCTGCTTCAGATGGGTCTGCCCCCCGAGGTGCAGACCGATGTGACTCTCGTCCCCTCGATTGGCTGCGATCCCCGTACCGGCAAGCGCCGCCGCATGATCAGTCGCGTCGCGCAGGATCCCAAAAAGAAACTCATCGAGCGGGTGGCGCGTGCCACGGAGGGCACGTTGCTGCTCGATAGTCATCACTGAGGCGAATTGCCTGCAAGGCGAGGTAACCTGGTCCCTGCCAGCGGATCGGGACCGTGCAGTCACGCGACACCTCTCAATGCTGGGCAGGCTCGCCCGCGCTCCGTCCTGCCATCCATGCTGCAACACCTTCGTTTCTGTAAGGTGGTTTCGACCGCGAACTCCTTGGTCCACGTCGGCCGAGCAATTATCATGCTCGCGACGTCCAGGCCCTTGTGGCTCACGATTCCTCCAAGACCTTCGCACGCACGGGATCCCATGCGATTCACGGTCACGCTCTTGCTGTGTTCATGGTTCGTTGCTCTTGCCAACACGGCTGGGGCAGCCGACGCAAAACTGGGCATACCGCCAGCCGGCATCGATATTCCTGCCGAGCGGTCCACGGCGCTTCGCGAGCACGTGGAACGACTCCAAAAGCAACTCGACGAGGCGAAGCCGCGGCTGACACCCGCGGCACAGGCCCTTTTGCCCGACGTCGAAATCTTCGTCAAAGCGGTCGACGATGCCCTCCGCGGCGGCGAGTTCTATCACCCGCGCGAATTGGGTTGGGCCGAGGAGCAACTCGAACTGGCCGAAGAACGCCTGCAACAGCTCACGCGGAATGAACATCCCTGGACCGCCGCCCACGGGCTTGTCGTGCGCGGCTTTCGCTCGCAACTCGACGATTCCGTGCAACCCTACGGGCTGGTGATCCCGAGGGATCTCGATCTTTCGCAGCCTGCGCCGTTGTACGTGTGGCTGCATGGCCGTGGCGACCAGACGCTCGACGTGCAATTCATTCATCAGCGCATGACCAGCGCGGGCCAGATCGAACCCGCCGGCGCCATCGTGCTGCATCCCTTTGCACGTTATTGCAACGGCTACAAGTCAGCGGGAGAAGTCGATGTGTTCGAGGCCCTGGAGGCAGTCTGCGCCGCCTACAACATCGATCGAGATCGCCTCGTGCTGTGCGGCTTTTCGATGGGGGGCGCCGGCGTCTGGCATCTCGGCGCCCACTATCCCGACCGCTGGGCGGCCATGAGTCCCGGCGCCGGCTTTGTCGACGTGCGTCGCTATCAACAGCTCACGCCCGACAAGTTTCCACCCTGGTACGAGCAGACGCTGTGGGGCGTGTACGACGTGCCCGATTATGCACGCAATCTGCTCAATCTGCCGCTGGTGGCCTACAGTGGCGAGTTCGATAAACAGAAAGCAGCCGCCGACATCATGGAAGCGGCCTTGAAGGACGAAGGAGTGACGATGACACACATCATCGGCCCCGGCGTAGCGCACAAGTACGAACCGGCGGCGCTGGCCGACGTGCTCGCGCGGTTGAAGCAGTTCGAAGGGCAGGGGCTCGAGCATTTTCCCGCATCGGTGCATTTCCAGACCCGCACGCTGCGCTACCATCGCTGCCATTGGATCGACGTGCGGGGACTCGAGGAACATTGGCGCGACGCGCGCGTCGATGCCACGCGACAGGAAAGCAACCGTATCGAGATCACTACGAAGAATATCACGCGGCTGCGAGTAAACTCCCCGTGGTGGGAAGCACCCAGCTCGAACGTCACGGTCTCGATCGATGACCAGGAGCTGAAAGTCGCCCCGGCAGCCTGTACTGAGGGCGTGCTGCTGGAAAAGACGACCGCAGGCTGGCAACAAGAATCGCGAAACGACGCAGCCAAGGCCGGTCTCGCCAAGTCGCCCGGGCTGCAAGGTCCCCTCGATGATGCGTTGCTGGCTCCTTTCCTCGTGGTGCGCCCCACCGGTCGTGCCGCGCATCCCGCCGTTGATACCTGGGTCGCTGAAGAGTTGTCGCGATTTCGCGAGCGCTGGCGCACGCACTTCCGCGGCGAGGTGCGCGAGATCGACGACCGCGACCTGACCGACGAGCAGATCGCCAAGTACAACCTGATCGTGTGGGGCGATCCCCGTTCGAACTCCGTACTCGCCAGGATCGCCCGCGAGCTACCCATCGCCTGGGACCAGGAATCGATCCGCACGCCCGAGCGAAAGTGGCCCGCCGCATCGCATGCGCTGGCTATGATCTATCCCAATCCTCTTCCGGCGGGACGGGACCGTTACGTGGTGCTCAACAGCGGCATGACCTTCCGCGAAGCGCACGACCGCACCAACTCGTTGCAAAACCCGAAGTTACCCGACTGGGTCGTGTTCGATCTTTCGGAACAGCCCAACAGCGAGTCGGCCGGGCGCGTCGCCGCCGCCGCCTTCTTCGATGAAGAGTGGCAGTACCAGGCGAAGCGCGAGATACCGGGCAGCAACAGTATGCCCTAGAACGCGTGTGCGCGAGTAGTACGTTCTGGGCGCTGTTACCGCCGCCTGTAACCAGCGGCTGCACTCCGAGCAGGCGAATACCGTGCCTGCTCAGGTCAATTCTGCACTTTCCGAGAACCGGTCTACGTTAGCAGGCCAGCAAGAGGTTGCTTGTCCGCCTACGCATGGCGCGCGAGATTCTTGCTTGATCGTTCCGCGAAATCCACTAGAAACAAGTGCTCCTTGGCGTTCCGGTGAACGCTGGCATTCAAATCACCGATTTTCTAGGGATGCTTTGCGTGACGCGGAGTGATGTGCTGATTATCGGGGCCGGGCCATCGGGTTTGTTTGTTGCGGCGGAGTTGGCGCGGCATGGTGTCGAAGCACGCCTCGTCGAACGGGATGTGCGGCTTCATCGTCAGGCACGCGCCACGGCGATTCAACCGGGGACGCTCGAGATTCTCGAATCGGTTGGCGTGTTAGACGCGTTTCTGAACGCCTCCGAACGAATCCATTGCTCTCGCCTGTACGGGCCCGGCATGGTCGAACTGGGCACGCTGAGTCACGCGGGCATGGGGTGCTGCTGCGATTTTGAATGCTGCCTGCCCCAGTACGAGACGCAAAGAGTGCTGGAGAAGCATCTGCATTCGCTCGGCGGGGCCATCGAGCGTGGCGTCACGGCCACCAAGGTCGAGGCCGCCGACGAGCGCCTCGTGGTCGAACTGTCGCACGTCGATGGCCGCGTTGAAACGGTCGAGCCGCGATTTCTCATCGGGGCCGGCGGCGCGCACAGCATCACACGACACTCGATGAACGAACCGCTCGAGGGCCTGACCTATCGCGGAAATTTTCTCGTCGCCGATATCGGCATGGCGGGGCCCTTCCCATGTGGTGAGGCGGGCGTGATCTGCGGTCGCCACGGATTGCTGCTCCTTGCCCCGCTGCCGCACGGACGATGGATCACCTTCCAGGATTTGGAAGAAGAGGTCGAAAGCGTGACCGCCGAAGAGGTCGTCTCGCGTGTCGAGCGACGGCTCGATGGGAATTATCGCCCGACCGATGTGTCGTGGTTCACGCCCTTCCGCATGCACCGGCGCATCGTGTCGCGATTGTCGGACGGGCGACGCTTTTTGATCGGCGACGCGGCGCACCTTTCCAGTCCCTTCGGCGGCGAGGGACTGAACGCGGGCCTGCATGATGCCCACGACCTGGCGTGGAAGCTCGCGCTCGTGATCCGTGGACTCGCGCGTCCGACGCTGCTCGAGGCATACACCACCGAGCGGCATCTCGCCGATCGGCACGTGCTCGACGTTTCGGACGAGGTGCATGGCTCGATCATGGAGGTGGCAAATGCCACGCGCGAGGGACGCGCCGTGCAGGCGGCCGAAGTGGATCCGATCGCAGCGGCACTTGCCAGAAATGCCCGCTCGATGATCGACGTCGACTACGCCGGCAGTCCGCTCGTGGTCGATCACGCTCGGCATGGCTCGATCAATGAGGTGTCGCGCCCAGGACGCTGGTATCGCGATCGCCAGCAGTTTCGTGGCACGTCGCACCACGTGCTTCTCTTCGGCGAGTTGGGCGATGACGCCGCCGCACTCGAGCGATTGATCAAGCGTTGGTCGCGACACGTGCGGGTGTCACACAATCCACACGTCGATCCCGCACGCGCCGGCGTGGCGAGAGAGGGAGTCGTGCTGATTCGTCCCGACGGACACATCGGGTTTCGCTTCGCGGCGGTGATCGGAGAGGCGTTCGCGTCGCTCGATCAACACCTCGAATCTTACTTGATCGCCAACCGCTGATTATCGCGAGCGTGAGCGATTCCGCTTCTCGAAAGGACCTGTTTCACGGACGAACTGTTCCGCGAGGTCCTGGCATTTCCATGAAGAAGTTCGGACGCACGGCAGATTTACTTCCCCACGGGCTCCATTCCGCGGCTCTTCTCATAGGCCGTGATGTCGGCCTCGTGCTCCAGCGTCAGGCCGATGTCGTCGAGGCCATTCAGCAGGCAGTGTTTGCGGAAATTGTCGACGTCGAAGCTCAGCTCGAGGCCATGTTCGTCGGTGATGGTCTGTGACTCGAGGTCAATCTTGAGACGGTAGCCCTTGTGCTGCCTGGCACGTTGGAAGAGTTCTTCGACCTGTTCGTCCGAAAGACGGATCGGCAGCATGCCGTTCTTGAAGCAGTTGTTGTAGAAGATGTCGGCAAAGCTGGGGGCGATAATCACGCGGAAACCGTAGTCGTCGAGCGCCCAGGGGGCGTGCTCGCGGCTCGAGCCGCAGCCAAAGTTGCGCCGCGCGAGCAGCACGCTGGCCCCCTGGTGCTGTGGAAAGTTCAGCTCGAACTCGGCGTTGTCGCGACCGTCGTCGTGGAAGCGCCAGTCGAAGAAGAGAAACTGGCCGAACCCAGTCCGCTCGATCCGCTTGAGGAACTGCTTGGGGATGATCTGATCGGTATCGACGTTCGGTCGATCCATCGGCAGGACCAGACCTTCATGAACAGTAAAGGCACGCATGACAAAGCTCCGCAGATTCGGCCATCGATGGATTCGGAATTCAGGATTAATGCTTACGACTGATAGTCCCACTGACGGATATCGACGAAGCGACCCGTGCAGGCGGCGGCGGCGGCCATGGCGGGCGAGACCAGGTGCGTGCGGCCCCCCTTGCCCTGGCGGCCTTCGAAGTTGCGGTTGCTGGTCGAGGCACAGCGTTGGCCGGGCGTCAGGATGTCGGGATTCATGCCCAGACACATGCTGCAGCCTGCCTCGCGCCACTCGAAGCCCGCTTCGCGGAAGATGCGATCGAGCCCCTCCGCTTCGGCCTGACGCTTCACCTGACCGCTGCCTGGTACGACCATGGCGCTAACGCGGTCCGAAACGCGGTGTCCGCGGGCGACGGCGGCGGCGGCCCGCAGGTCCTCGATGCGGCCGTTCGTACACGAGCCGATGAAGACGCGGTCGATGGCAATCTCCACGAGCGGCGTACCCGGCTCGAGGGCCATGTAGTCGAGCGCGCTGGCCGCGGCCTTGCGCGCGTTGTCGTCGGCAAACTCCTGCGGGTCGGGAATGCGGCTGTCGACGGGAATCACCTGTCCCGGGTTCGTTCCCCAGGTGACTTGCGGGGCGACGTTCGCCCCCTGGTAGATCTCGACGCGGTCGTACTTCGCTCCCGGATCGGAGGGCAACTCGCGCCAGCGGGCCACGGCAGCGTCGTAATCCTGGGGAGCGAACTCGCGGCCGCGCAGGTAATCGAACGTGTGCTGATCGGGGGCGATCATGCCGGCGCGGGCACCGGCCTCGATCGACATGTTGCAGACCGTCATCCGCTGCTCCATGCCGAAGCCGCGAATCACCTCGCCCGTGTATTCGATGGCGTACCCGGTGCCACCGTCAGTGGTGATCTGGCCGATGATGTACAGGATGAGGTCCTTGGCGGTGACGCCGGGGCCGAGGCGGCCGTCGACGCGGATCTCGAACGTCTTGGGCTTCGATTGCAACAGCGTCTGCGTGGCCAGCACGTGCTCGACCTCGCTCGTGCCGATGCCGA is a window from the Pirellulales bacterium genome containing:
- the leuC gene encoding 3-isopropylmalate dehydratase large subunit, with protein sequence MFEKIWDAHVVRAEEGQQTILYIDLQLVHEVTSAQAFEGLRLAGRKVRRPERTVATPDHNVPTSDRRLPIADPIAKQQIDTLRRNCEEFGVRLYDLNNPQQGIVHIIGPELGITQPGMTIVCGDSHTATHGAFGALAFGIGTSEVEHVLATQTLLQSKPKTFEIRVDGRLGPGVTAKDLILYIIGQITTDGGTGYAIEYTGEVIRGFGMEQRMTVCNMSIEAGARAGMIAPDQHTFDYLRGREFAPQDYDAAVARWRELPSDPGAKYDRVEIYQGANVAPQVTWGTNPGQVIPVDSRIPDPQEFADDNARKAAASALDYMALEPGTPLVEIAIDRVFIGSCTNGRIEDLRAAAAVARGHRVSDRVSAMVVPGSGQVKRQAEAEGLDRIFREAGFEWREAGCSMCLGMNPDILTPGQRCASTSNRNFEGRQGKGGRTHLVSPAMAAAAACTGRFVDIRQWDYQS